From Cannabis sativa cultivar Pink pepper isolate KNU-18-1 chromosome 8, ASM2916894v1, whole genome shotgun sequence, a single genomic window includes:
- the LOC115700175 gene encoding uncharacterized protein LOC115700175 has product MGFLEHWIRLIMSCVSLEKYKIIHGSHEVGPILPTQEIRQGDPLSPYLFIICAKKLSALLQKYERSGLIHGCKVANGAPQLSHILFVDDSYLYCKAMIQEAICIQELLRKFEMASGNIEMVLRNQLCSLLEITVVEEGSFYLGLPSTLSQNKTMILGYLRDKVRNRLKTWEGRFLFKGGKEVLIKSVVQAFPSYAMNVFLLPMEISRDIEQYITKFWWHSFKDGNKGINWMAWERLCKHKKGGGMGFHNF; this is encoded by the exons ATGGGGTTCTTAGAGCACTGGATCAGGTTGATTATGTCTTGTGTCTCATTGGAAAAATATAAGATCATACATGGCAGCCACGAGGTAGGTCCGATTCTTCCAACTCAGGAAATTAGACAAGGAGATCCCCTTTCGCCTTACTTGTTTATCATTTGTGCTAAGAAGCTTTCAGCATTGCTTCAGAAATATGAGCGTAGTGGTTTGATTCATGGATGCAAGGTTGCTAATGGAGCTCCTCAattgtctcatattctttttgTAGACGACAGTTACCTCTATTGCAAAGCTATGATTCAAGAAGCTATATGTATTCAAGAATTGCTGAGGAAATTTGAAATGGCTTCGGG TAATATTGAGATGGTGTTGCGCAATCAACTTTGTTCGCTGCTAGAGATAACTGTTGTAGAAGAGGGTAGCTTCTATTTGGGTCTTCCAAGCACTCTAAGCCAAAACAAGACCATGATTCTTGGCTATCTTCGAGATAAAGTTAGGAATCGTTTGAAGACATGGGAAGGGAGGTTTCTCTTCAAAGGCGGCAAAGAAGTCCTCATTAAATCGGTGGTTCAAGCCTTTCCAAGCTACGCAATGAACGTCTTTCTATTACCTATGGAGATTAGTAGAGACATTGAACAATACATAACCAAGTTCTGGTGGCATTCCTTTAAGGATGGCAACAAAGGGATCAATTGGATGGCTTGGGAAAGACTTTGCAAGCACAAGAAAGGAGGGGGAATGGGTTTTCATAATTTCTGA
- the LOC115700177 gene encoding uncharacterized protein LOC115700177, producing the protein MAKYLGISRLGAKRYTLVGGKWMQYPCELNWDVDLLHDIFDERNWWLITKISLNLVSAEDHYIRSEDGLSTYTVKSAYALLQSLKGQWYEGADSKFWQRLWSLKEEDETILHILVSCPVTRKCWERVGIGTATLAGSSFFDWCTTVFNLAAVDLCCKAATICWAIWGARNELVWKGKGINPEDIVAFANCYLDQWRCAQSSEMESLWSLLQTRNVVECWTAPWGNSIKINVDTTLFNNGDSYGIGLVVRNGSELLIERHIKLFFG; encoded by the exons ATGGCGAAGTATCTTGGAATCTCAAGACTTGGTGCGAAAAGGTACACATTGGTTGGTGGGAAATGGATGCAATATCCCT GTGAGCTCAATTGGGATGTGGACTTACTGCATGATATCTTTGATGAGAGAAATTGGTGGTTGATCACCAAAATTTCTCTCAATTTGGTTTCGGCTGAGGATCACTACATTCGGTCAGAAGATGGTTTAAGCACTTATACTGTCAAGAGTGCTTATGCACTTTTGCAAAGCTTGAAGGGACAATGGTATGAGGGAGCAGATTCAAAATTCTGGCAGAGGTTATGGAGCTTGAAG GAAGAAGATGAAACCATTTTGCACATATTGGTTAGTTGTCCTGTTACTAGAAAATGCTGGGAAAGGGTGGGGATAGGCACGGCTACACTAGCAGGGAGCTCTTTTTTTGATTGGTGCACGACAGTTTTTAATTTGGCTGCTGTTGATCTGTGTTGCAAAGCTGCAACAATTTGTTGGGCCATATGGGGTGCAAGAAATGAGTTAGTTTGGAAAGGGAAAGGGATAAATCCTGAAGATATTGTTGCATTTGCAAACTGCTATCTTGATCAATGGAGGTGTGCTCAAAGTTCCGAGATGGAATCGTTATGGTCTTTGCTACAGACTAGAAACGTTGTTGAGTGCTGGACTGCTCCTTGGGGAAATAGTATCAAGATTAATGTGGATACAACTTTATTTAACAATGGTGATAGTTATGGCATAGGTCTCGTTGTTCGTAATGGGTCGGAACTACTCATTGAAAGACACATTAAACTGTTCTTTGGTTAA